The sequence below is a genomic window from Fundidesulfovibrio magnetotacticus.
TTCACGGGGCCGCGCAGGGTGAAGTCGCCGCCGCAGTCCTCCAGGAAATAGAGGGGGCAGAAGCAGAAGAGGCAGTTGAACGAATCCGGGTCCGCCCCCGGGTGGCAGGGGTAGTAGGCGCAGGCCCGGTTCTGGAAGAAGGCGTGGGAAGCCTGGCACGGTGATTGCTTGTCCATGGCGCGGACCTCCGTCCGCAAGGAGTGCACGTCATGGCCCTGA
It includes:
- a CDS encoding cysteine-rich small domain-containing protein, giving the protein MDKQSPCQASHAFFQNRACAYYPCHPGADPDSFNCLFCFCPLYFLEDCGGDFTLRGPVKDCTGCLKPHAPGGYERVLERLKAEFARRRAQAEAQPSVADPKGENP